The stretch of DNA TGGAGGGGTGGCTACGTATCTGGTGAGGTTAGGGAATTGTTTAGACGCTAGGTTACGTTAAAGAGTCAATTTTCAGTTTAAAATAATTGGCCTTTCTAAATAATGCTTAATAACTTCGCACTGAATAAACACTGGAATGAGCGTTAGCCTTGGTGATGACTTCGTGGACTTCGCCTCTGAGGTAATGTACATTATTGAGGATAGGATGGTATCCATGGATAAGGCCTTCCACTACGCTAGGCTTAGGCATAGGCTGAAGGCGCCACCTAGAGTGTACTATAATGCTGTTAGTGATGTTGTTAGGAATTACGCCTACTTATCATTCATTGCTAAGCAATTGCTGGGTTCAAACTCAAGGAAGGCCATTGCTAAGGCTTGGCTACTCCTAAAATCCAACAGTCACTACTCCAGGAGACTTATGAAGAGGATTAGGGTTAGGGTTGAGGACGCTGAGGCTAGGCTAATGGAGGTTAAGGATAAGGACCCCTTAGCCTACCTCTCCATTAGGTACTCATTCCCAAGGTTCATTATTGAGGAGTTGAGTAGGGGAATGGGGCTTAGTGAACTGGAGGATTACTTGAGTTCCCTTAACAGGAGGGTTACTTGGCTCAGGGTTAATACGCTTAAGGTTGATTTAGACAAGGCAATTAGACTCCTTGAGAACGAGGGGGTTAACTTCACTCAAAGTAAGCATTACCCATTCATGCTTCTAGCCAGTGATAATGAAAAACCACTAGGTCACCTACGCCTCTTCAAGCAGGGTTTAATTATACCCCAGGACTTAGCCTCAGTACTAGTGGTGCTTAACCTTAGTCCTGAACCAGGTGACGTCATCCTGGACGCATGCGCCGCCCCGGGGATGAAGACTAGCCTAATAATGCAGTTGACAGAAAATAAGGCAAGCGTCGTGGCTGTGGACTTATCAGTAGGTAGGTTAAGCAAGATGAGGATGCTAATGAGGAGGATGGGGGTTGATGAATCAAGGATACACTTAATTCGCTCAGATTCAAGTAGGTTGAAGCTAGCTAAGGGTATAAATAAGGTCCTCATTGATGCACCATGCACATCAAGTGGAGCAGCCTCAAAGGATCCTGGAATCAAGTTAATACTGGAACATAAGCCTAGCCTAGTTAAGCATCAGTCAATGACCCAGGAATCAATACTACTTAACCTAATTAAACAATTTAAGGATTCGCAGGTAACCTACGCCACATGCTCAATACTACCTGAGGAGGGTGAGGAGGTTGTTAGTAGGGTCAGTGAATTAACTGACGCTAAGTTAAGTAGGCCTAACGTGGGTGATTTAAGCAATGGCTACGTAAACTACAGGATAGCGCCCTTGGTGGGTAGGGTAATGCCCCACATACATAATGCAGAGGGTTTCTTCATAGCCAAGTTAAACGCATCCCCTTAACCCTAGGTGCTTTACGTTAAGCCACTTTACCATAGCTCCACCCCCAGGGGCCTCAATAATAACCTCATCACTTGAATACAGATCCACGGTGACAAAATGAACGACAAGCCTCGCCCCTTTAGGGTAGGGAGGAGGTCAGCTACGTAATGCAACATATGCTAAAGCCCTAAACACTAATTCCCAAGAAACCACTACTGAACGTAATGCTCTATAACACTATTCATGGCTTGAAACTTCACACATTAAGCGTATTTGTTAATTATGGCACCATTAAGCTAAAATTGTTTATTGCATTATAATTCTTAGCTGGTAAGAGGGCTGAGAATCCTTTTTCACATTGATAGAAATCTTTTATGTTTCCCACTAGGATCATAACCATGGGTGTATTCTAAAGTGTTTTTAAGCCGAGGTGCTTTGGTCTACTTAAATGACTCAAGTGCTTGACTGTGATGAGTATGTTAGGTGGATTAAGCAGGCTGACTATACTCTACTGGCTATGGATACTGATATGAATGCTGGTAATTACTCATGGGTATGTTTTAAGGCTCAGCAGGCAGCTGAGTTATCCGTAAAGGCGTTGCTTAAGGCTTTAGGTAAGCCGGCATTTGGTCATAATTTAGTAGCCCTATTTAACGACTTATCAGGCTACTGCAGTAATGTAAGTAGTAGGTTAAGGTTCTGCATTGGTTACTTAGATAAGATGTATGTTACTCCAAGGTATCCAGATGCCTTAACTGAGGGTATTCCCTATGAGAGGTATACCCGTGAGGAAGCTGAGGAGGCTTCAAATTGCGCAAGACTCGTAGTAGATTGGGTAAAGGGGTGTTCGCCATGCCATTAGATGAATTGATTAGGCGTAGGATAATGGAGAGGAAGGGGATTATTGAGGAATTGCGTAATTACGCCGAGAGACTTAAGTCTAGGTTCGGTAAATTAACCATGATACTGTACGGCTCGTACGCTAGGGGTGACTTCAACCTCTGGAGTGACGTTGATGTAGTAATAGTGTCCGAGTACTTTAGGAATCGGAACTTCATCACCAGATGCATTGAACTTAACGATGCCCCACCTAGGCTAGAACCAGTGTGTTGGACTCCTGATGAAGCTTTAAAGGCTTTAACTAAGCCATGGTGGCGTGAAGCCCTTAAGGACAGCATCATCATTACTGATGACTATGAATTAGGTAAAATCCTAAGGAGGTAAATATAGGCAATGGTATCCCAAGCCACTTAGCCTATGGTTGCCCTTGCCCATCACCATAAAATAGTGAAACCTTAAGTCTATTATAACTATGGTAAATCTACATGAGGAGCTTGGTTAATGTGTTAAAATCCTATCTTTAAACACCCTATAGTATATGTAACCTAGATCTACCTCATCTAATATCCTCATGTATATGTGTGCTGTTAACTTACGTGCAAGGTCTTGATCAGCTGCATAAATGGGAGGCCAAGTCAATGGGAGCCTCAACAGTGGCCGTGTCCTTCTTACACTCATGCATTAACCCAAGTATAGTTATTCCACCGAAATTGAGAGTCTGACTCCTTCCCCGCCTTGAAGGGTGGGAGTTCCCTGAGGTCTTGTGGGTTACATCCCTTTGATTGATGCTACTCGGTTACCCCGACGGTATTGTGGGGGTTGTTGGCCTCCACTCCCCATTTTGACTAGAGTTAACCAGTGGAGTCAAACCCCAGCATGGACAAGGCCTAAAAACCCAACCCCACCCTAAAGGGCGAGGTTTGTTGCCACCATTATCATCCTCTTTAACGCATAATTGCTCATTAACCATGGGTGCTTTGTAACTTATGTTACTCATTAATATATGTTTTTAAGCCTTCATAATCCTGTATTAAGCATGGAAGTGTTGTTAAGGATCGCTGAGGAGCATGGTATTGATGTTGAGGAGCTGATCATGAATACTATAAGAGATAGGATTAATGATCCAACTAGCACCATTCGGCTACGGGTAGAGTTGGCTGAAAATACCTAGCCGATGCTATGAAACCAGTTAAACAAGGGTGATGTTGTTCAGGCCAGTGAGAAGGCGTATAAGGCTGCTGAGGAGATTGTGAAGGCCTTAGCGGAAAAGCTTAACACTAAGGAGTATCAACAAGCCGTGAAGGAGGGAAGATGGTATACTTACCAGTTATCTTCCGTGGCCTCACTGTACGACTGGAGTAGGAGAGCTGGTCCTCAGCGTAACTACTGCATGTCTGGAGTTTTCATGAAGCGAAACTTGATGCTGAGGTGGTTAGGTCTTATATTAAGGATATTGAGGAAATGGTTGTTAAGGCTAAAGAATTCATCACATAATCAATCCATGAAGACCCAGGGTACGGCGCCTACTTCGCCGTAAGGTTAGGTATTTATAATTATTATTAACCTATTAATTAGCCAGTAATGCTTATATACCCTCAGTAGTCGTGGCCTTAATGAATAACCTCCAACATACTTAATGGCTGTTCCATCTAAGGGACGCCTAATGGAGCCGGTCATGGGGCTCCTGGAGTATATTGGCGTGAGGCCCCAGGCAATGGACGATAGGTCCCTTGTAATCCCAACAAGTTGGCGTTTACTGAGTCTAATAAGAATCAGACCAGAAGACATACCTAGTGTTGTGGAATCCGGCTCAGCGGTAATGGGGATAACAGGCTTAGATTACGTCACTGAGAGTGGGGCTTCAGTTAATGTTATTGAGAGGCTCGGCTTCGGTAGAGGTAAGATTGTTGTAGCTGTACCTTATGGTTCAGGGGTGAGCAGTATTGATGATGTTAAGGATGGGATGAGACTGGCTACGAAGTACGTCAACATAACTAACTCATACTTCAGTAAACTTGGTAAGAGGATTAGGATTGTTAAAATATCAGGTAGCGCTGAGGTAATGCCCCTACTCAACGTGGCTGATGGCATTGTTGACGTCATGTCAACTGGAACAACACTGAGACTTCATGGCCTTAAACCAATAGGGGTAATTATGGAGAGTGAGGCTGCCTTAATTACCCCAAGGGAATTGAGTGATGATGAGAAGGAATTCGTGGACAAGTTCCTAATACTCATGAGGGGTGCATTAGCTTCAAATGGTAGGAAGCTAGTGTTAATGAATGTTCCTGAAGAGGACCTTGCGGCAGTACTTAAGGTTCTCCCAGCAATGGAGGGACCCACTATTGCTGATGTGGCCTCAGGTAGGCCCATGAAGGAAGTTATATCGGTTGTCCCTGAGGAGTCAATACCTGACCTACTCCCCTTGTTGAAGAAGGCTGGGGCTAAGGATATCTTAGTGTTAAGCATCGAGAAGGTGATACCTTAATGGGGCTAATAATACCCTCAATTGACTTAAGCGGTGGTTTAGTGGTTAAGAGGGTTAGGGGAGTTAAGGGTAGTGAACTCGTTAAGTTAAACCTAACAGAAGCCCTAAGCCTAGTTAAGGATTATCCACTAGTTCACGTGGTTGACCTTGATGGGGCTGAATTAGGTAAACCAGTTAACGTGGATTCAATAGTGAAAATAGGAATGGCAATGAACGGGAAGTGTGAGGTTGGGGGAGGTGTTAGAGGTATTGAGGATGCTGAACTACTCTTAAGGTACTGCTCAAGGGTCATACTAGGCACGGTAGCTGTGGAAAACACCCCACTACTACTCAGTATGGTTAATAGGCTTGGGGAGGATAAGGTGGGTATAGCCCTAGACGCTGATGGTGAATGGCTAATGACTAGGGGGTGGGGGGTTAAGGCGAGGAGGATAATGGATGTAATAGGGGGCTTACCGAAGGTTGGTGTAGTGGTGTACACTAACGTAAGAGTTGAGGGTACTGGAATGGGGCCTAGGGTTGAGGAGGGGTTAGTTAAGCGGCTTAAGGAGATTGGGGATGAGGCTTATTACGCTGGTGGTGTATCAAACTGCAGCGACGTGGAGTACCTATGGGGTCTAGGGTTCGATGGAGTCATCGTGGGGTACGCGCTCTACGTTAAGGGGGTGAGGTGCAGTGCCTAGGGAGTCTGTGGTTGAGCGTAGGACAAGGGAGACTGAGGTTAAGGTTGAGTTAAGCCTAGAGCCTGGTGAGGTTAACGTGGATACACCTATCAAGTTCCTTAACCACATGGTTGAGACACTAATATTCTACATGGGTGCCTCAGGTAGGGTTAAGGCAATCGACCTTAGGGGGTTTGACGACCACCACGTTGTTGAGGATGTGGCCATAGTGCTTGGTTCAGCACTTGATAAGGCCCTTGGAGACAGGGTTGGGTTAACTAGGTTCGGTTGGTCAATAGTACCCATGGATGACGCCTTAACGTTAGCCTCAGTGGACTTAGGCGGTAGGGTTTACTTCGTGTTTAAGGGTTCCTTCACTAGGGATACTGTCGGCGACATGGCCACTGAAATGGTGCCGCACTTCATTAGGAGCCTGGCATCATCACTTAAGGCCACAATACACGTTAAGGTAATGTGGGGTGAGAATAATCACCACGTGGCTGAGTCAATATTCAAAGCCCTTGGCCTAGCCATTGGTCAAGCAATTCAAGTTAAGGGTAGTGGGGTACCAAGCCTGAAGGGGGTGTTATGACTAGGCCAATTGGCTTGGTTAGACGCATAATACCCTGCATGGACGTTGATGCCGATATTGTGGTTAAGGGGGTTAACTTCGAGGGCCTTAGGGTAATGGGTGACCCAGTTGACTTAGCGTCAAGGTATGAGGAGGAGGGGGCTGATGAATTATTCCTACTTGACATAACGGCTACAGTGCAGGGTAGGTCAACGTTCCTTAAGACTGTGCGTAATGTTGCAGCAGCCGTAAGCATACCCCTGGGTGTAGGTGGGGGTATTAGGAGTATTGGGGATGCTGACGCAGCCTTTAAGGCTGGGGCAGATAAGGTTAGCGTTAATACGGCAGCCGTAAAGGATCCTAGCATAGTTGCTAAGTTATCTAAGGAGTATGGGGCTCAATCAGTGGTGGTTGCCATAGATGTTAAAAGGATTAATGATGCATGGAGGGTCTTCATAATGGGGGGTAGGCATGAAACCCCCCTCAATGCCATTGATTGGGCGAGAATGGTTGAGGAGCTTGGGGCTGGTGAGTTACTTGTGACGAGTATTGATGCTGATGGAACGAGGGCTGGGTATGATGTTGAACTTTACAGGAGACTATCAGAGGCGGTTAATATTCCAGTAATAGCCAGTGGGGGTGCTGGGGATCCTAGGCACTTCCTTGAGGTTCTTAAGTACGCTGACGCCGCATTAGCCGCAAGTGTATTCCATATGGGTACTATAAGCATACTAACCCTAAAATCCTACTTATCGGAGTCAGGCATTAGGGTGCGTACGTACTAGAGCTGGTGGGCTTCTTAGATATTATGGCGAACCCTATTCACATACCTGGCGTCGAAACATGACCTTGTGCCCAGGTGGCATGCATTACCCACTTGGTAAACCTTAAGCAGTAAAGCATCCCCATCACAGTCAATCCTGAAGTCAACCAAGTACTGGTAATGGCCACTTGTCTCCCCCTTAAGCCACAGTCTCTTACGGCTTAGGGACCAGTAGTGAACCATGCCTGTGGTTAAGGTTTTGAGGACGGCCTCCTTATTCATACTTGCAATCATTAACACATCCTTAGTTAGGTAATCCTGGGCTACAGCAATAACAGTACCGTCAGTGTGCCTGTACCAAAGGGACTCAGCCACCTTAGCCGCCTCCTCTGGGCTTAGCTTAAGTACATTAACTCCATTAGGTAGCATTAATGAACCTAATTAAGGACGCTTTAAATTATTAAGCCTACCGCTTCACTTCCTGGCTAAATTAACAATACTGCTTAGAATGCTTAAGCCTAATTTCCCACTCTTCTCCGGGTGGAATTGAGTTCCGAACGTAACCTTCTTCTCATCGCAAAGCACGCTCAGTATTGTTGAGTCACCGTACTTAGTGAACCCGACGTTTGGGGATTCATTAACTGGATTAACAACTGCGTAGCTATGCATGAAGTAGTAGTAACCATTCATAACGCCTAGGCTGCATTCCCCATTCACCTTAACGTAATCCCAACCAATGTGCGGCACCCTTGGCCCCCTAATCCTACTAACCCACTCACCGTACCAACCCAAGCCCCCCAACTCCCCCTCGTCACTACCCTTAAACATTAACTGTAGGCCTAGGCATATGCCTAGTATTGGTGAACTCCCCCTAACCCTGTTTAATTCATCAATCAACCTGGTTAAGTTAACTACGGCCGAGTTAAATGAACCAACCCCAGGGAGGATTAAGGCATCTGCATTCCTTAAATCAACGGCATTATTAACCAGTAGAGGTTCAGCACCTACCCTACGTAGGGCGTTAAGCACGCTTCCAACATTACCAACACCGTAATTAACCACCCCTACCTTAACCACCCCCCTCACCCTCGTGCCTACTCCTCAACTCCCTGCATACGTCACTTAAACTAAGCCCCATTACCCTAAGTAAGACTAGTAGGTGGTACATGAGGTCAGCGGACTCCCTAATAACCCACTCCTTATCATTAGCCATGGCCGCGACAGCAACCTCCACAGCCTCCTCACCCACCTTCTTACTGATTAGGCTAACACCACCCACGTAGAGTGAGTAAG from Caldivirga sp. encodes:
- the hisH gene encoding imidazole glycerol phosphate synthase subunit HisH, with protein sequence MVKVGVVNYGVGNVGSVLNALRRVGAEPLLVNNAVDLRNADALILPGVGSFNSAVVNLTRLIDELNRVRGSSPILGICLGLQLMFKGSDEGELGGLGWYGEWVSRIRGPRVPHIGWDYVKVNGECSLGVMNGYYYFMHSYAVVNPVNESPNVGFTKYGDSTILSVLCDEKKVTFGTQFHPEKSGKLGLSILSSIVNLARK
- a CDS encoding imidazoleglycerol-phosphate dehydratase, giving the protein MPRESVVERRTRETEVKVELSLEPGEVNVDTPIKFLNHMVETLIFYMGASGRVKAIDLRGFDDHHVVEDVAIVLGSALDKALGDRVGLTRFGWSIVPMDDALTLASVDLGGRVYFVFKGSFTRDTVGDMATEMVPHFIRSLASSLKATIHVKVMWGENNHHVAESIFKALGLAIGQAIQVKGSGVPSLKGVL
- the hisE gene encoding phosphoribosyl-ATP diphosphatase is translated as MDDCDFLKVLENVIDDRISTRRQGSYTYSLYVGGVSLISKKVGEEAVEVAVAAMANDKEWVIRESADLMYHLLVLLRVMGLSLSDVCRELRSRHEGEGGG
- a CDS encoding HisA/HisF-related TIM barrel protein, producing MGLIIPSIDLSGGLVVKRVRGVKGSELVKLNLTEALSLVKDYPLVHVVDLDGAELGKPVNVDSIVKIGMAMNGKCEVGGGVRGIEDAELLLRYCSRVILGTVAVENTPLLLSMVNRLGEDKVGIALDADGEWLMTRGWGVKARRIMDVIGGLPKVGVVVYTNVRVEGTGMGPRVEEGLVKRLKEIGDEAYYAGGVSNCSDVEYLWGLGFDGVIVGYALYVKGVRCSA
- a CDS encoding nucleotidyltransferase domain-containing protein, with protein sequence MPLDELIRRRIMERKGIIEELRNYAERLKSRFGKLTMILYGSYARGDFNLWSDVDVVIVSEYFRNRNFITRCIELNDAPPRLEPVCWTPDEALKALTKPWWREALKDSIIITDDYELGKILRR
- the hisF gene encoding imidazole glycerol phosphate synthase subunit HisF, with translation MTRPIGLVRRIIPCMDVDADIVVKGVNFEGLRVMGDPVDLASRYEEEGADELFLLDITATVQGRSTFLKTVRNVAAAVSIPLGVGGGIRSIGDADAAFKAGADKVSVNTAAVKDPSIVAKLSKEYGAQSVVVAIDVKRINDAWRVFIMGGRHETPLNAIDWARMVEELGAGELLVTSIDADGTRAGYDVELYRRLSEAVNIPVIASGGAGDPRHFLEVLKYADAALAASVFHMGTISILTLKSYLSESGIRVRTY
- the hisG gene encoding ATP phosphoribosyltransferase, which codes for MAVPSKGRLMEPVMGLLEYIGVRPQAMDDRSLVIPTSWRLLSLIRIRPEDIPSVVESGSAVMGITGLDYVTESGASVNVIERLGFGRGKIVVAVPYGSGVSSIDDVKDGMRLATKYVNITNSYFSKLGKRIRIVKISGSAEVMPLLNVADGIVDVMSTGTTLRLHGLKPIGVIMESEAALITPRELSDDEKEFVDKFLILMRGALASNGRKLVLMNVPEEDLAAVLKVLPAMEGPTIADVASGRPMKEVISVVPEESIPDLLPLLKKAGAKDILVLSIEKVIP
- a CDS encoding RsmB/NOP family class I SAM-dependent RNA methyltransferase, coding for MSVSLGDDFVDFASEVMYIIEDRMVSMDKAFHYARLRHRLKAPPRVYYNAVSDVVRNYAYLSFIAKQLLGSNSRKAIAKAWLLLKSNSHYSRRLMKRIRVRVEDAEARLMEVKDKDPLAYLSIRYSFPRFIIEELSRGMGLSELEDYLSSLNRRVTWLRVNTLKVDLDKAIRLLENEGVNFTQSKHYPFMLLASDNEKPLGHLRLFKQGLIIPQDLASVLVVLNLSPEPGDVILDACAAPGMKTSLIMQLTENKASVVAVDLSVGRLSKMRMLMRRMGVDESRIHLIRSDSSRLKLAKGINKVLIDAPCTSSGAASKDPGIKLILEHKPSLVKHQSMTQESILLNLIKQFKDSQVTYATCSILPEEGEEVVSRVSELTDAKLSRPNVGDLSNGYVNYRIAPLVGRVMPHIHNAEGFFIAKLNASP
- a CDS encoding HEPN domain-containing protein, with the protein product MTQVLDCDEYVRWIKQADYTLLAMDTDMNAGNYSWVCFKAQQAAELSVKALLKALGKPAFGHNLVALFNDLSGYCSNVSSRLRFCIGYLDKMYVTPRYPDALTEGIPYERYTREEAEEASNCARLVVDWVKGCSPCH
- the hisI gene encoding phosphoribosyl-AMP cyclohydrolase, which produces MLPNGVNVLKLSPEEAAKVAESLWYRHTDGTVIAVAQDYLTKDVLMIASMNKEAVLKTLTTGMVHYWSLSRKRLWLKGETSGHYQYLVDFRIDCDGDALLLKVYQVGNACHLGTRSCFDARYVNRVRHNI